The DNA window TGAATGTTGCAATGtctaattagatttttttttaattttctcctgGCTAATTcttcattctctttttaaaaaataaactcagtTGCCACTTGTCCAAGAAGGAAACGGAAAAGATCATCACTTTGTCACATCAATACTTGAAAGGCTAAGGCAAGTGgttctctgagttcgaagccagcctggtctacaaagtgagttctagggtagccagggccacacagaaaaacaaacaaaagaacaacaactcagaataaaaaacaaaagaagaagggtAGAAGGATGTGCTGGGGAGATCGCTCAGCagttccaaaggtcccaagttcaatttctagcacccacatggcaactcatgaccatctgtagctccagttctaggggatccaataaacttttctggcttctataggctaagctctctctctctctctctctctctctctctctcacacacacacacacacacacacacatacacacacactacacagagaCATATTCAGGCAAAGCActattataaacataaaatacaaataatttaaggaagaggaggaaaaggaagaaaggggatgtGGAGGGACGGCTCCCTGGCTAAGAGAACTTCCTTTTCTTGGAGGAGGATCCAAGTCTGATTCctggcatcctcttctgacctcagcaggcaCAAATATGGCATACattaacacaaacacatacatatgcatacatttatattttaaaattctttttaaaaatggaaagaaaaacaaaagaagtatTTGTTTCTAGGTGGAAAGATTATTCAGTGAAGAATTAGCAAATTCTCAGAGAGACCTGCAGTAAAAGAGCTTCTTTCTACCTAGGGAAACCAAATCTTTGAGTTTCTTCCAGTTTGTGAGAGATCAAAATTTACCCAACATAGATTTATCTAATGTAATTCCTATCTGCAGAACATCCAAATactttggaaattattttttgtGGTTGTAGCTGTTTGAATGTAAACATATATTCAAAAAAAACTCTTCATGGTGATGTAGCATTGGGCAAGCTATGAGGATACCTACTTCTGGTTATTTACTAAAAGttgatagccaggcagtggtggcacacacctttaatcccagcacttgggaggcagaggcaggtggaattctgagtttgaggccagcctggtctacagagtgggttcaaggtcagccagggctacacagagaaaccctgtctcaaaaagaaggaggaggaggaggaaagaggaagaggaggaagaagatcttttgttttgagatagcatGCAGTGAAAATTTCGGTTTCTTTAGcaactcagttgtgtcacatgatgtctttctggaagctgtcttgtgagcaGACATGTGCTGTTTAtcacaatagaaagcaaactagaatagaattggtaccagaagtaggGTATTGCTGTGAATGGCCTGGCCATGTTAGAGAGAGGAATGAAGAAAGATggctttgggctagaaaagctaCTGAGTGCTCCAAGCTTACTGATTGGCTGTTGTGGGAGGTTAGAAGGTGAGAGCATCGCAGATGATGAAGGCCATAATTACAGAGGGAACCAAGGACTATCAGTGTAGTGGAAAGTTCTCTGGTGAGTCAGTTGTGtgggatggtgttttgctgggacaaatacctgaaggagtgttttcctgaagtggatacaggtgtgaaagactaaggcagactcatgaaggagtgtttcactgaagcagacgcaggagagaggatgtcctgctaaagcaaacacgtgaaaggataCATGATTGATTCTTTGCTAGCGATGCACATGTATTGGTCCGCCTACATTGCATAGTTCAGCTACATTTGTCCAGACTCCGTGGACTggggctgattggatgcacatgctgaggcaaaaCACATGCTGAGACAAGGCACCTAGAGGACATGTAATGTTTGGAGGGTACCAATAGGACTCatggagtgatggagacagagcttggcttgctggtacagctagctgtgcaacgcttGTGGGTCTTGCATCTtccctgatctttgcttccccTGAGAGAGGCACACTGGAGAACTTCTGCTGACttgagccaaggctgaggcctggctgtctctgctaggtcctgtcactgctgttgctatCCAGACTCTACCGAACTGAATTGCTGGTAGATCCCTGGGGTGTTTCTGAGTGGtttgagctgctgctgctaatcTGTGAACTgtactgctgatttccagacaacacagacaagagttgctccaaagaacttttctaaacaggtccactacctctgtgtcctttctttcccactccctctggtgggtggtgggctgcaagggaggttaaagtgtttaagaaccatcattagaAATAAggttatatattaaaatttaaagttatgtATCAGGACTCttcatgtgatatttttattaagaatttgTAGTTTTGGTCAATTGGGTCTAAATAATAAGCTATGATTAACAAGAAACCACCACCCCTGATCTGGCACCAGGTATCAGGGTTGGAGCCTGGAGGGTTTGTGTTGTTTTTACATTCCTTTTTGAGCGAGAATAAGCCACTCTGTGCCAATAAGCCACAGAGTGTGtataaaggtcagagaacaacttacagGGGCCAATTCTCTCTGTCCATCATGTGGATTCTAGGGATCAaagaggtcatcaggcttggcagcaagtgcctttgcctaCCGAGTCTTTACACCAGCTCCACcgtggtttttgagacagtctctcactggacTGGATTTCAGCAAGAAAGCTAGGCTTgccttcttgtctctgcctccttggcATTGGAATTATGAGTTGTTCCACCgtgccatttttaaaaatgtaggttCTAGGAATTAAACTCGGCTCTCGGTGCTTATATAGTGAGCACTTTACAGAGGGAGTCACCTTGCCAGCACCTAGAATTCACTTTTATTCATATCCCAGTCTCCCCACGTAAGAAAGTGGGATCCCTTCTAGCATTACACCTAAGTTCTTAGTTGGATACTGAAGTCTTTTTTTAACAGATCTCTGGGGCTCAGAAGGCAAGAGCTCCTTGCAGAGGATTTAACCTCAATTCCTAGTACTCAACTtgccagctcacaactgcctataactctagtcccagaagatcagacactgtcctctgatctctgtgggTACTAGGtatatacattattttttttaaaaaaatcaataaaaaataaaaaaaaagaaaagaaaaagaaagaaaatcctttgGGAGCCTGGTATAATTGttatagctattttttttttttttaccatttgcAAACTGCACGTGAAAAAGCTTGCCATCTCTCCCATTGTTTCCTGGCTTATTCAGGATCCATGCAAAAAGGGGAGTGTAGATTTAGCCTAAAGCTCACCCACAGGGAAATCCTCCAGGAGTCTAGTAAGCAGCAGCTTTTAATGAGTCATGAGGTCCTGGCCCCTCCCCATCTGCCACCAACCAACACTTCTCGGGCATGCTaggaacccccaccccaccccacacccacacccaggtCTTTGCCCTGGGTCCAGAGTCTGGGTCCTACCTACATATGGCACCGAGGATACCTAGAGGCCCCATGCAAGAGAAGGCCCTTGTTTTCCAGGCACTGAGGACCGCAGTCCCTAATTCCTGGCAGTTCCTGAGATCTCAAGGAAAGCAGGGTCAGCGAGGAGGCCTGGGGAGAGGCATCCTACACCCGATCTTGTGGCCTGCTGCCTAAGGGAAACAGGTAGGTAATTTGTTGGAGGCCAGAGACAAAAAGCAACATTTTTGCTTTTAGTGTCCGCAGTGCTGGGGAGCCCGGTGTCAGGCTGGGCAGTCTTGGGAAGAGATTCtgtagaggagagagaagagagtcctATGGCTCAGTGCTGATTCTCAACTCCTCCCACATTCAGGAGACCATGACAGCTATGCTAACACTAGAAACCATGGCCAGTGAAGAAGAATATGGGCCGAGGAACTGTGTGGTGTGTGGAGACCGGGCCACAGGCTATCATTTCCACGCCCTGACTTGTGAGGGCTGCAAGGGCTTCTTCAGGTGAATGCTTCCTCCCCAACAGAAACAACCCCGACATTTCTATCAGTCCACCTTTAAACACTGGTACACCTCCAAGTTATAATCCTCTTGCAGCTAAGCTGAACTGCCCAGTGTCTAGCACTCTCAATCTTGCTGACCACAACGCAGTGTGAAACTGGTGACCTAATGACAAGGCAGGTTAACCATTTGTCCCAGAGACAGAGCCTAAGAGTCAAGAACACTTGTGTAGCACACACTACCTGCAAAGTACCGAGATCATTGCCACACGAGGGTTCCTGAGTAACCTTGTGTTCTCATGAAAACGCTCCAACTACCTCTGAAGACCTTTGCGCACAGCTCAGATGAGTCTGTTGTTAAATCGATCCGTCTTTTAGGCCGTGTCCTTTTGGGGTGCTCTTAGACCCACCTGCATGTTCTCTGCCATCTAAAACCATGCAGTGCCTGTCTCTATCTCACAGACGAACAGTCAGCAAAACCATTGGTCCCATCTGTCCGTTTGCTGGAAGGTGTGAGGTCAGCAAGGCCCAGAGACGCCACTGTCCAGCCTGCAGGTTGCAGAAGTGTCTAAATGTTGGCATGAGGAAAGACAGTGAGTTGGTCCCTACCGTTCCAGGAGTCCATTGGTGCTTCTCTGCTTTTGTTCAGGTTCCCACAGCAGGCAAAGTGAGCTGTTGGAAACCAATCAGATTCTGCCTGTTTTCAAAACTTCTAATCTCttgttttaaaaagcacttatttttaatgtgtgtgttcacctgcatatatgtctaagtaccatgtgtgtgcctggtgcccacaaaggCTAGAGAAGAGTGTTGGATCGCCTGGAACTTGAGTTCCATATGagttgccatatgggtgctgggattttaacccaggttctctgcaagatcaAGTGTTTTTAACCCTGAATTAAAAGTATCCCTCCAGTCTCTCCCCATCCCAATCTCTTTCAAGGTATATGCTTTCATGCATATCCTCTTCCAGACTTTGTCTCTTAACCTCCCTTCAATACATCCCAGCCACACGGGCTCAGTGCTATCCTTGAGCGTGTGTATCAAGCATACTGTTCCCCAAGGCTTTTCCCATTTGCCATCCCCTTGCCTGAAATGCCCTTCCCCTAGACATTCATATGGCTTgcttcttctcttctgtctcttaagTACATACAACCTGTCACCTCATAGGTACTTCTTAGTTATTGCTGCTTTCTCTGTGACAGGTAACTGTGCTATGCTTCCAACAGATAACAAGGCTGGTCTCCCACAACTTAAGTTGTCGGAGTCAGTCAGCTAGGAAACAGAATCACACTTCGGAATCAAGCCTGTCTGCCCCTCAAACTCCTGCTTTCCCTCCCATACTGCTTTTCAACACAGAGCAGTGGAAAAGACTGTAGAAGCCAAATGACCCTGCCCAACCTATATCACTTATTGTACAACTGTGGAAGTGTTACTGGAGTCGGCTTCTGACACACACATGAGGTCTGAGTTAGAGTTGCTAGATCCACTGACATCTAGCCTCAGAGCCTTTGAAATCACGATTTATGCAGATACAAAGTGATGTTTCCAATATTAAGACCCTTCTTCAATGTTTCCAAGGAGCCAAACATTCTATACCCTTCCCACTTTATTCTCCACCCTCCCCTTCTTTCCCATGGTGCATTGCTTTCTGCTGAAGTGTATCACAGATGAATATGAGATCGACAGAAAGTGTGCAGGGATTCCCCTGCCATCAGGAAACATTAATTCAATGAAGTCCCAAGGAAGCCTCagaaactctttcttccttcctccttccttatcTGGGGAGGTGGAGTGGCCCCAACTGAAGGGATGGCTGAAAGGTGCTCGCTGCTGGTCTCAACAGCTTTGTCATCTCTCTTGCCTGACACAGTGATACTGTCAGCAGAAGCCCTGGCATTGCGGCGAGCCAGACAGGCACAGCGGCGGGCAGAGAAAGCATCTTTGCAACTGAATCAGCAGCAGAAAGAACTGGTCCAGATCCTCCTGGGGGCCCACACTCGCCATGTGGGCCCCATGTTTGACCAGTTTGTGCAGTTCAAGGTGAGAACTTAACCAGGATGTGACCTGGGTACCTGAGGAGGTAACCCACAGAAGAAGGCTATGCCCTGATGGAGAACAGATCTCCAGAATCCCACGATGGGCAGGTTCCTCAGCAAAAAACCTTTCTTAGATAAGCCTGGTGAGCCCTCAAGGGCAGCCAAGGCTGGGGCCTCTTACTAAAGCTCTGAACTCTACAGCCTCCGGCCTATCTGTTCATGCATCACCGGCCTTTCCAGCCTCGGGGCCCCGTGTTGCCTCTGCTCACACACTTTGCAGATATCAACACGTTTATGGTGCAACAGATCATCAAGTTCACCAAGGATCTGCCGCTCTTCCGGTGAGTAGCACATGGCCTTTCAGGAAGCAAGTGCTCGCTCGGTAAGTCAGACCGGTCTCCGATTAAAGACTGGTATGACATCCtttagccttctgagtgctagggtcTTACATTTGCAGTGTGCCGATTGGACCTTTTTTTTGATGGATAGACCTAAGTCTAAAGTGCCCTTGTTTTCTACCCGACACAGGTCCCTAACCATGGAGGACCAGATCTCCCTTCTCAAGGGAGCGGCTGTGGAAATATTGCATATCTCACTCAACACTACGTTCTGTCTTCAAACAGAGAATTTCTTCTGTGGGCCTCTTTGCTACAAGATGGAGGACGCAGTCCATGGTGAGATGGTAGAACGGTCCAGGGTATGTATCTCAGTGGTATGAGGTGTGGAGCAATGGCCAGGAGGCTCCTCAGTCTACCATCTCTCACAGCAGGGTTCCAGTACGAGTTTTTGGAGTCGATCCTCCACTTCCATAAAAACCTGAAAGGACTGCATCTCCAGGAGCCTGAGTATGTGCTCATGGCTGCCACGGCCCTCTTCTCCCCTGGTGAGGATCATCCCAAAGCTGAGGAACTCTGGCCCCTTCCACCTCTACCCAACTCTCGGTCCCTTTAATCCTTCCCTGACCTTCTAGCTTTCAAGCCTAAGCAAGGGTCTATCTATACCATCCCCAGCCCCTATACAATGTGAGGCCCCCATCTGTGGCCCCTGCCACCTTGcccttcccagtctcctctcTCAGACAGACCCGGAGTTACCCAAAGAGAAGAGATAGATCAGCTACAAGAGGAGATGGCGCTGATTCTGAACAACCACATTATGGAACAACAGTCTCGGCTCCAAAGTCGGTAGGGAGGAAGGAGGCAGCGGATTCGGAGGCTGCGCCGGGGGTAGGAAGGGATCTGTGAAACACTGAGCTCCGGATGGATGCATTTTACTGTTGTTTCCTTTGGGAAACCAGGTACTTAGGAATCTAGACCTTCCCTCGGACCACCCCATCCATCGCACACAGTATCCAGATTGCTCAGACTGCTGTGTTGTCTCCCTTTTCCAAGTTGTTGGCTCCTGTTGTTGTTTTCAGTCAGTAGAGATGCAAAGTCGTAGCTCATGGCCTGGGTGTGACAGCTTTCCTGAGACTGGTGACATTCCTTACCTCTCACCTCTCCGACTTTTCCAAACTAAAGTCAAAATTTCAAAGTCTTGTTCATTCTTTTGGCCCGCTCCTCTCCTTTGGGTCAATTCCTTGAAGTTTTAGGTCCCCTTGAAATTAGGATCCGTCACACTTTCACGGACAGAGCCTAGTTCAACAGTGCAGGCTCAGACATCTATGCCACCTTCGCTCTGCTCATTCCCTAATGAATCCGTTTGCTACGAGGGAGATGCTTTATACTATAGAATAACACAACCGCCTTCTAGAACTGGATCTAGAAGGCCTCACCTTCAGATTCTATACAGTTGACGTTTTGGCCAAGAACTTCTTTTACACTTGacctcaaagccctgggttcaggaAAAACTAGGCACAATGAAGGAACAGTGTTGATAGAGGCCCTTCTTGGGTATGTCTGAGATTTTCCAAGATGTAGCTCCAGAGCATCTGCTGCTCAGACTTAGCCTCTCTGAGGAGTGGTCCAGGGGATAGGAACCTCAGGACAGGACTCCCAGCTGCCTTATTTCCCTGGTAACCCTGCTCCTTCCTCCAAAGGTTTCTGTATGCAAAGCTGATGGGCCTGCTGGCTGACCTCCGGAGTATAAACAATGCATACTCCTATGAACTTCAGCGCTTGGAGGAACTGTCTGCTATGACGCCGCTGCTCGGGGAGATTTGCAGTTGAGGCCCAGGCTTGCATCCTTTCCCCAGACCCCCAGGGATACACTGGCCTGGAAAGGGTACAGCGCTGGACCCCACACGGGAACCAGCAGGAAGGAGCTTGGGAGTGGCAATGAAATGCTGAACAGTCACTGTCTCTTAGTGCACTCATCAGTGGGGcgtggagtgggtgggggacagagagaagggaggtgggCAACCACAGGGCCAAAGTTGTTCTCCGGAAACACAGGGGATGGGAAAGATGGAAGCCTCGGGGCTAGGAGGTGACTAGAGTTCCTTCTGGGAATGGGTGGGCCCATTCTTTGGTCTTTCTGTGGCCAGAGATTTAACTCTTTAATCCTCCCTTCCCGAGGGAAGGAGTGGAAGACTGAGGAATGGAGAAACCAGGAGAAATGGGataggaggcttttttttttctgctccctCTTTCCATGCAGATTTCTCTGCTTTGAAGAAGGAGTAGTAATATctcaatcaaacaaaaataacaaaaaaagtagGGTGAGGGAAGCCAGACACATCCCGTAGTCCCTCTCCTTTACTCCAGAGCCATACAGCTTATGGGAGATTATAGTGGGGCTGATGGCAGTATTGGGAACCTCAACCCGCTACCTAACTGGAAAAAATGACTCTCCGGCAGTTCTGGTTCTGAGGAGGACATCGTCCTGTCCCCCCCACTCTGCCCATGGGACCTAGGAGTCATCCGGCAAGGTAGGCTCTGGAGAGGGACCAAGTTAGTCTCTGGCCCTAGGGTATCAGACTCAAAGGTTCCAGCTGCTGCAGAGGCTGCTCCCAGGACAACCTCAGCCCACAGTGATGCTGAAGCCGCAATGGAATCTGTTTCGCCAGTGATTGAGGAAGGCTCCAAGGGCTAGGGTGACAGGCAGGGGACGcatcttcttctccagcaccgCACCAACACACCAGTTACTGTCCACCAAGCCTGCCGGGGAAAAGTATATTGACCCGGTTGATTAGCCAGACTTGGAGTATGGAGTCAACAGAAGTAAGGTAGAGCCTCCCTCCCTGCATGTCCCCAAATCCCTCACCACTTCTAAGTGTCTCAAAACCCTCACCTCTAAACACCATATCGGCCTGGGGCAGAGTCAGGTGGTAACCAAAGGAGAAGGTCGTATCTTGTAGCCTTGTATTTGCCTCAAACTCTACTCCAACCTGAACCTGAGAAGCAGGGACAAGAACGAGAGGAGGACCCGTCGCCATGAATCCCACAGGAGTTCTGGCAGGGTATAAGCAAGCTGGAATGCATGTGTGAAAATGTAGACCAGATGAGGCCAGAAAGAATCATAGGCCAGAAGCCTGGGAAGACTCGAGGGGCAGAAGGTTCTGGTTGACTGACTCACTAGGCTAAGAGATGAGCTTGGTAGTCTTACCTGTTCATTGGCCTTGTGGTAATAACTTGCATGGGCCCCACCTGACCCAACATTCAACGTAGCTACCCAGTGGACAGCTGCAGGGTGGGGGAGAACAGAGGGAAAAGGCAGTTACCATCGTAGATACAGGCAAAGGAACCCCAGAAAAGCCCCGAGTCTCTCCTCCTCACCATCATTCACTTGATCTCGTACCTGAGTACTTCCCAGCCAGAGTCAAGATGGCCCCCTCTTCTCCTGGCCGCCGGTGATAAACTAGCTCTCCTCCTAGCACAAGCCGATGGGTGATGCTCTGCAGGAAGTGAGCAACCATGATCACTGTCAGGGAGAGAGGATGCAAGAGTCAGGGAGTCAGGTTTAGTTTCTTACCATCTGGTCATTCCCACCCTAGCCTAGCCAAaaaggtccccccacccccagaactccGTCCCAGTTCCCCACCTGATTCCCCAATCAGATCCGGATTTCCCAGGGTCAGAGTGGCTGTGTAGTCATCTCCCCGATACTCGCCATCAAACTGCCATGTCAGGAACTTGGCCTGCTGTGTCTGGGTGGGGAGAGTAACAAATAAAATACCCTTCTCTCTGTTTATATTCAGTATTgcctctgctcctcctccccctgcgtCCCCCAAGGCAGGATACccatggaggagaaagagaggtgcCTCGGtggatggaggcaggaactgtGGGTCACCTGGAAGACAGCCTTAGCTCGCAGCCGTTCTGCCAACAGAAGCAAGACCTGGGCGTTGAGACTGCCACTGCTGTCCATATCCCCCACCACAGTGGGGAACACCTGTTAGGGAGCGTAGACAGGAAGGCTGAGATGGGTAGGTAGCTCTATCCATTGGCACATGAACAGGAAGGGATTTCAGTAACATCTCACAGTGCCCCCTGGTGGACGCCAAAGACAAACTCGGGCAGCTTTGCACAGGACTAGCTCGCGTTCAGAAGAGGCACTGAGAACATAGTTGCTGATCACACACATTTCCAAATTCTCAAGACCTACGTCCATGTGCGTTTTACACAGTTGACGCGAGTGTGGGGGAGCCCTCACCTCTGTGGGGCTAAGCTGCCAGTCCCCTGCATAGGCGGTATGGAGGTGGTACCCTGGCAAGCCCAGGGCACTCATGTGCACAGTATGAGCCACCTGAGGAAAGAGGAGACAACGGAGAACAGAGCATTCTATTTCGTTTCAATCCCGTCTCCCACCCTTGACCTTTTTTTCCATCCAGAGGGGGCTTTTTAAAACCTCAACTATTCCAACGCATGCAGAGGGCCACTGGACTTTAAGCAACAAGTCCCACATCTTGTTGCTTAAAGGCATTGGGGGGGGAGGACCCCACACTTCCCCTCATTTGTCCCACATAGCCTAGCCAAGACAGGACTAATAGGTGTAAAGAGGATCCAGAGAcaagcagggaggaggggggtAAGTAGGGGCCAGACCAGTGGGAGCACCTGGAAATGGCTGCTCAGAACCTTGTTGACAACCAGCTTCACGCCTTCCATCTGTGCTGGGAATACATCTGAAGGGAAGGAACATGCACAGATAAGGACCCCTAACTACATAGACGGACTCCCCTTTCAATTGCATATGAAGCACTGGAGGAAATGACCTCCTTTCAAATCCTGCAACAAAACGCTCTGCTTTGAACATCTGGTCCTTTTTGACTGCCGGATGCTCCAGCTGTGATCTCCCCTCGCTGTTCACATCACTGGACATCAGCATTCAGGACCCTCCCCTTCTCTATGACCCTTCATCCTGAGACACCCAAAAGCTGCGGTCTCACCTTTGCACAACCGGTGCAGCTCGTCGAAGCTCCCGGGGTTGGGCAGCGGTTCCTCTCGACGGTGGCTCCGGCGGGGTAAAGTACCCATCGGTGCCAGGCCCAGGGTGTTCCCCATTTTAATCCAGAGGACAGGGAGGGGTTGGGGTTAGCCTGGGGATAAAATCTATTGCTCCCTCTATCCCCCACGGGCTCCACCCCCCATCATCGGGCTCCCCAGTTTCAGAAACTTCCATATGGTTCAATGCTAGACCTGCAATAAGGAACAGTAGGGGGAGAGAACACCGATGCTAAAGTTGAATCCCGGGCACACTCCCGCCCCATCGTTGATCCCTCACCCCCACCTGTCACCCCCGTCTGCTCTCCCATTATCTAGTCTTAACTACTACCGCAGGCTTCCGCTGACTTTCTAGTTTCTCTGTTCTTCATTCCCACGTCCCAAGGGTCTGCCCGCAATGGAACACTAGCCCTTACCATCTCAGACCATCCTGCAGCCTCTTTCCCCCTAGGCACACCCGGTCATCTTGATGGGGGCAGCCATCTTGAGTAATGGCAGAACTGCAGCTTCACCCTGTATTCCAAGCATGTCCGTAGGCGCCATCTTGGAAATGGGCAAAGGAAGCGCCCAAAGACCCAACCCACTCAATGATGAAAAAGGTGCCTCAATTTACTAGTGACCAATaggagaggagaaaacagaagagTGGCAGGCCTGCAGGCCCCAGGGCTTCAGTCCGAGTGCAGTGGCGAGTGGGAGTTTGTGGGTGGCCCTTTAGACGTTAGTGGAAGGCCCCCTTTTAAGACCGCCCAACCTCCTCAAGGTCGAGATAAACTCTTGAGCATTCAAGACACTAGAGGGAGCATTTTGCCTATTAGACCAATGGAGTTCCTTAAACCGGAACGTGAGAAAAGTGAAACTATAGTTTGAAGACCTATTTTATGAATATATCACACTCAGGGGTTGTGAAGACGTGGTTCACTTTACCCTCCACCTTCCTGAAAGCCGGCTGGAGAATCCCCACAACTCTCCACTCTATACCACCTCCAAAGGACTGCTACTCACAATCCAACCCCCCAAAACAGACCTCTACCGCCCCCCGCCGTCCCCCCTTCCCCCGCTGGAATTCACAGGCCTTGCCttcccggcgtggtggcgcaggcggatttctaagttcgaggccagcctggtctacaaagtgagttccaggacagccagggctatacagagaaaccctgtctcaacgaccccccccccccaaaaaaaatgacTGTGAGAGTTCTGAGGGCGAGGAGAGAGTTGTGGGCAGAACTAGCTTCCGAAGCAGCTACCCTCTCTAGTTATTATTTACATggagaaaagacaaataaaatctaAGAATACAACCGCAGCCTGAAGTTACGCTCCTCCCCCCAGGGCCAGGGGCAAGCAGTGATGTGACACTAGAGGTAAGTCCACAAGAGGACAACTGGAAATATGCAAGATTGCATATGcaagggttgaagagatggcgaAGTGGGTAAGAGCAGTGAcgaggctggtgaggtggctcagatgCTTCCCCAAAAGTCataagttcacttcccagcaatcacatagtggctcacaaccatctgtaatggaatctgatgtacCCTTCTGTTGTTTGCATTTATACATGCAAAGAGAgagagtcgtgtgtgtgtgtgtgtgtgtgtgtgtgtttgagagagagagagagagagagagagagagagagagagagagagagagagaactggctaCTTTtcaaaggatccaggttcaaatcctagcacccacaactttaattccagttccagagaatctgacactCTTACACAG is part of the Mus musculus strain C57BL/6J chromosome 1, GRCm38.p6 C57BL/6J genome and encodes:
- the Tomm40l gene encoding mitochondrial import receptor subunit TOM40B isoform X1, with translation MGNTLGLAPMGTLPRRSHRREEPLPNPGSFDELHRLCKDVFPAQMEGVKLVVNKVLSSHFQVAHTVHMSALGLPGYHLHTAYAGDWQLSPTEVFPTVVGDMDSSGSLNAQVLLLLAERLRAKAVFQTQQAKFLTWQFDGEYRGDDYTATLTLGNPDLIGESVIMVAHFLQSITHRLVLGGELVYHRRPGEEGAILTLAGKYSAVHWVATLNVGSGGAHASYYHKANEQVQVGVEFEANTRLQDTTFSFGYHLTLPQADMVFRGLVDSNWCVGAVLEKKMRPLPVTLALGAFLNHWRNRFHCGFSITVG